A genome region from Blautia coccoides includes the following:
- the folK gene encoding 2-amino-4-hydroxy-6-hydroxymethyldihydropteridine diphosphokinase yields MNLEKFDKITIEDLEIFANHGVFPEENKLGQKFMVSAILYTDTVRAGRTDELEASIDYGAVSHFITSYMQKHTFKLLEAAAEHLAEEMLRSIAHLEAVTLEIKKPWAPVGLPLKTVSVKITRGWHTAYIALGSNLGDKKAYLDMAVEELDKTVGCKVLKVSDYLVTEPYGGVEQDDFLNACLSMRTLYNPFELLERMHEIEQAAKRERLVHWGPRTLDLDLLLFDDEIIDTEELIVPHVEMHLRDFVLVPLAEIAGWKRHPILGKTVRKLAAELNG; encoded by the coding sequence ATGAATCTGGAAAAATTTGATAAGATAACCATAGAGGATTTAGAGATATTTGCAAATCACGGTGTATTTCCCGAGGAAAATAAGCTGGGACAGAAGTTCATGGTCTCAGCCATATTATACACAGATACTGTGCGGGCAGGCAGAACAGACGAGCTGGAGGCATCCATTGATTACGGCGCTGTGAGTCATTTCATCACATCTTATATGCAGAAGCATACCTTCAAGCTTTTGGAGGCTGCTGCGGAGCATCTGGCAGAGGAGATGCTCAGAAGCATTGCCCATCTGGAGGCTGTTACCCTGGAAATAAAGAAACCATGGGCACCTGTGGGACTTCCCCTGAAAACCGTGTCCGTGAAGATAACAAGGGGTTGGCATACCGCCTATATTGCCCTTGGCTCCAATCTGGGGGATAAGAAGGCATACCTGGATATGGCTGTGGAAGAACTGGACAAGACCGTTGGATGCAAGGTACTGAAAGTTTCAGATTACCTGGTGACGGAACCCTACGGCGGAGTGGAACAGGATGATTTCCTGAATGCCTGTCTCAGCATGCGCACTCTGTACAACCCGTTTGAGCTTTTGGAGCGGATGCATGAGATTGAGCAGGCCGCCAAAAGAGAGCGCCTGGTACACTGGGGACCGCGGACTTTGGACTTGGATCTGCTGCTGTTTGACGATGAGATCATTGATACGGAAGAATTGATCGTGCCGCATGTGGAAATGCATCTGCGGGATTTTGTGCTGGTTCCGCTGGCGGAGATCGCGGGGTGGAAGAGACATCCGATTTTGGGGAAGACGGTGAGGAAGTTGGCTGCGGAATTGAATGGATGA
- the folP gene encoding dihydropteroate synthase encodes MKIGNRIFDTEHDCYIMGILNVTPDSFSDGGKWNDMERARQHAADMIAEGAAIVDVGGESTRPGHQQITVQEEIDRVVPVIEMLKQDFDIPVSIDSYKSQVVEAALKAGADMVNDIWGFKYDKKVAELTARYQVPCCLMHNREKAEYTDFMKDMCMDLRECAEIAREAGVAEDKIILDPGVGFGKNYEHNLTAINHLEMLKEIGYPVLLATSRKSVIGNTLDLPADQRVEGTLVTTVMGVEKGAAFVRVHDIKENLRAIRMTQAILRERKGM; translated from the coding sequence ATGAAAATCGGAAACAGGATATTTGACACAGAACATGACTGCTATATTATGGGTATCTTAAATGTGACCCCGGACTCCTTTTCAGACGGCGGAAAGTGGAACGACATGGAGAGGGCAAGACAGCATGCTGCGGATATGATTGCCGAGGGGGCAGCCATTGTTGACGTGGGAGGGGAGTCAACCCGCCCGGGTCATCAGCAGATCACTGTGCAGGAGGAGATTGACCGGGTTGTGCCTGTCATTGAGATGCTGAAGCAGGATTTTGACATTCCCGTATCCATAGACAGCTACAAAAGCCAGGTAGTGGAGGCAGCCTTAAAAGCAGGGGCAGATATGGTAAATGACATATGGGGCTTTAAGTATGACAAAAAGGTCGCGGAACTTACCGCCCGTTATCAGGTTCCCTGTTGTCTGATGCACAACAGAGAGAAGGCAGAGTACACGGATTTTATGAAGGATATGTGTATGGACCTGAGAGAATGCGCAGAGATCGCAAGAGAAGCAGGTGTGGCAGAGGATAAGATCATCCTGGATCCGGGTGTGGGATTCGGAAAAAATTATGAGCACAATCTGACAGCCATAAATCATCTGGAAATGCTGAAGGAGATAGGATATCCTGTTCTTCTGGCAACCTCCCGAAAATCCGTGATCGGCAATACTCTGGATCTGCCCGCAGATCAGAGGGTGGAGGGCACCCTTGTGACCACTGTCATGGGTGTGGAAAAAGGAGCGGCCTTTGTGAGAGTCCACGATATAAAAGAAAACCTGCGCGCCATTCGCATGACTCAGGCGATCCTGCGGGAAAGAAAGGGAATGTAG
- a CDS encoding HD domain-containing protein, producing the protein MTMKACRIPFTECWTADKKNKFRQYYYDIWAKEDRKLKDKSRDMTRVNRIWNHSVYQSGLHNIEELERERIFCGHGVRHLLDTARLAYIENLEMGLGISKDMIYAAALLHDIGRGLQYTEGIPHHEGGVTIAGPILRECGFSDAETEEILDAIKGHRDASVKAARDLAGILYRADKGSRCCFSCPAEAECKWSAEKKNMYLTV; encoded by the coding sequence ATGACAATGAAAGCCTGCAGAATTCCTTTTACCGAATGTTGGACTGCTGATAAAAAGAATAAGTTTAGACAGTATTATTACGATATATGGGCAAAAGAGGACCGGAAATTGAAAGATAAGAGCAGGGATATGACAAGGGTAAACAGGATATGGAATCATTCTGTTTACCAAAGTGGTTTACATAATATAGAAGAGCTGGAGCGGGAACGTATTTTCTGCGGTCACGGGGTCCGGCATCTGTTGGATACAGCAAGACTTGCGTATATTGAGAATCTGGAGATGGGTCTGGGTATTTCAAAAGACATGATCTACGCGGCAGCCCTTCTGCACGATATAGGCAGAGGCCTGCAGTACACAGAGGGCATTCCCCACCATGAGGGCGGAGTGACGATCGCAGGCCCCATACTTAGGGAGTGCGGGTTTTCAGATGCGGAGACAGAGGAGATCCTGGATGCCATCAAAGGACACCGGGATGCCTCCGTGAAAGCTGCCAGAGATCTGGCGGGAATCCTCTACCGGGCGGACAAGGGTTCCAGGTGCTGCTTTTCCTGCCCTGCAGAGGCAGAGTGCAAATGGAGTGCGGAAAAGAAAAACATGTATTTGACAGTGTGA
- a CDS encoding pyridoxal phosphate-dependent aminotransferase — MLKHKDHFHGSDLEKIEEIYGIKKEDITSFSANVNPLGISPLLRETLASHVDAISTYPDRDYTKLRKSICAYTGAQFENIIVGNGSTELISLFIQTTHPEKALILGPTYSEYEREIALEGGHTLYYPLKEENNFQMDVNDLCAQMKDGLDLLVLCNPNNPTASAISRKDMRKILDAALQFGIAVMVDETYAEFAPDDRKISSIPLTNNYNNLIVLRGISKFFAAPGLRLGYAVTGNPDLLKYINTKKNPWTINSLAEIAGCIMFSDKEYIEKTRTLITTERERLLSLLSSWDTVKVYPSCTNFILMKILKEDVTSDMLFDCCIRRGLMIRDCSTFPFLDSSYVRFCVMSPEKNDELMKAFKELL, encoded by the coding sequence ATGCTGAAACATAAAGATCATTTCCACGGCAGTGACCTGGAAAAAATCGAAGAAATATACGGGATCAAAAAGGAGGATATCACCAGTTTCTCCGCAAATGTAAACCCTCTCGGCATCTCTCCCCTTTTAAGGGAAACACTGGCAAGCCATGTAGATGCCATCTCCACCTACCCGGACCGGGACTACACAAAACTGCGAAAGAGCATCTGCGCCTACACCGGTGCCCAGTTCGAGAACATCATAGTGGGAAACGGCTCCACAGAACTTATTTCTCTGTTCATCCAGACTACCCATCCGGAAAAAGCGCTGATCCTGGGGCCTACCTACTCAGAATATGAAAGGGAGATTGCCCTGGAAGGAGGCCACACGCTCTATTATCCGCTTAAAGAGGAAAACAACTTCCAGATGGATGTAAATGATCTGTGTGCCCAGATGAAAGACGGCCTGGACCTGCTGGTGCTCTGCAATCCCAACAATCCCACAGCCTCCGCCATCTCCAGAAAAGACATGCGGAAGATCCTGGACGCTGCCCTGCAGTTCGGTATCGCAGTCATGGTGGACGAAACCTATGCGGAATTCGCCCCTGATGACAGGAAAATCTCTTCCATCCCACTCACCAACAACTACAACAACCTGATCGTGCTCCGGGGAATTTCCAAATTTTTCGCAGCTCCCGGCCTGAGACTGGGCTATGCTGTCACCGGCAACCCGGATTTACTGAAATACATCAACACCAAAAAGAATCCCTGGACCATCAACAGCCTGGCCGAGATTGCCGGCTGCATCATGTTCTCCGACAAAGAATACATTGAAAAAACCCGCACCCTCATCACCACAGAGCGCGAGCGCCTTCTCAGCCTTCTTTCTTCCTGGGATACCGTAAAGGTCTATCCCTCCTGCACAAACTTTATTCTTATGAAAATACTGAAAGAGGATGTAACATCAGATATGCTGTTCGACTGCTGTATAAGAAGAGGGCTTATGATACGTGACTGTTCCACATTTCCGTTCCTGGATTCTTCCTATGTACGGTTCTGCGTAATGAGTCCGGAGAAAAATGATGAACTGATGAAGGCTTTTAAGGAATTGCTTTAA
- the folE gene encoding GTP cyclohydrolase I FolE: protein MNQDKIKEGVRLILEGIGEDVDREGLLETPDRIARMYEELAGGYTDDAGVHLKKRFHVDNNDMVMEKDIHFYSFCEHHMLPFYGNAAIAYIPNGEVVGLSKIARTVEVFAKRFQLQERLTAQIADAFMEELKPKGVMVLVQAEHMCMTMRGIKKPGTKTVSVVTRGVFDDNESLQNSFYRMLDC from the coding sequence ATGAACCAGGATAAGATAAAAGAGGGAGTACGCTTGATTCTGGAAGGGATCGGGGAGGATGTAGACAGAGAAGGACTTTTGGAGACACCGGACAGGATTGCCCGCATGTATGAGGAACTGGCAGGTGGATATACGGACGATGCCGGTGTGCACCTGAAAAAACGTTTCCATGTGGACAACAATGATATGGTGATGGAAAAGGATATTCATTTCTATTCATTCTGTGAACACCATATGCTTCCCTTCTATGGGAACGCGGCCATTGCCTATATTCCCAACGGGGAAGTGGTGGGTCTGAGCAAGATTGCCAGGACAGTGGAGGTGTTTGCCAAGAGATTCCAGCTTCAGGAGCGGCTGACAGCCCAGATCGCGGATGCTTTTATGGAGGAGCTGAAGCCAAAGGGTGTGATGGTGCTGGTGCAGGCAGAGCATATGTGCATGACCATGCGGGGAATTAAAAAACCGGGAACAAAAACGGTATCTGTGGTGACAAGAGGTGTCTTTGATGACAATGAAAGCCTGCAGAATTCCTTTTACCGAATGTTGGACTGCTGA
- a CDS encoding PolC-type DNA polymerase III, protein MEKNFLDVFPDLEAGRELSALLEEVVVTKVAVNPEKDHIRIYIRSRQWIHKKYIYSLEETIRNQFFPGVPMSVKIIEKFTLTGQYTPKLFFDAYRTSMSMELKNYSILVYNMFRTAQISFPEEQKMELRMQSSVLAKSREEELVSYIEKVFCERCPFSLIVEPEYVEASESKVRKNSEIRIMQEAAHVIEQSSFGQQQEEPDQFLEEGAGTASEALKEEEKKDASAGKAPAEEKKSPKGQKEEKGKDGKGRKSFGKGDRSFGDYKRSIKRSDNPDVLYGRDFDDETIPLESVQTEMGEVCIRGQIMTLETREIRNEKTIIIFAVTDFTDSITVKMFARNDQVEEILAGVKEKAFLKLKGVTTIDRYDSELTIGSVVGIKKIAPFTSSRADTSPEKRVELHCHTKMSDMDGVSDAKAIIKRAYEWGHRAIAITDHGVVQAFPEANHCFDSWGGVVPPDADFKVIYGVEAYLVDDMKGIVQNSKGQSMRGTFVVFDIETTGFSALRDKIIEIGAVRVEDGKIVGRFSEFVNPRIPIPFRIEKLTSINDGMVAGAGSIDVILPRFTEFCKGAVMVAHNAEFDMSFIEKNCKDLGIETDYTSVDTVGMARFLLPQLNRFKLDTVAKAVGVSLEHHHRAVDDAECTAQIFQKFITMCEERDIHTLDELNEKGAVSVNAVQKMPTYHAIILAKNDTGRVNLYHLVSDSHLIYYHRRPRIPKSVYLKYQEGLMIGSACEAGELYQAVLNGRPEPEIARLVNFYDYLEIQPIGNNAFMLRDEDRTDIQNEDDLREVNRKIVKLGEMFNKPVVATCDVHFLDPSDEVYRRIIMAGKGFDDADLQPPLYLHTTEEMLDEFSYLGSEKAEEVVITNPNKIADMVEKISPIHKGKCPPVIENSDEMLREICYSKAHEIYGEELPKVVEERLERELNSIISNGYAVMYMIAQKLVWKSNSDGYLVGSRGSVGSSFAATMSGITEVNPLSPHYYCPSCHYCDFDSEEVRAYSGRAGCDMLDKNCPVCGKPLTKEGFDIPFETFLGFKGDKEPDIDLNFSGDYQGKAHRYVEVIFGAGQTFKAGTIGTLAEKTAFGYVKNYFEERGSRKRYCEINRIVQGCTGVRRTTGQHPGGIIVLPIGWDIEEFTPVQHPANDMNSDIITTHFDYHSIDSNLLKLDILGHDDPTMIRMLEDLTGINAREIPLDSKEVMSLFKNTDALGITPDDIRGCPLGCLGVPEFGTDFAMQMLIDANPTSFSDLVRISGLSHGTDVWLGNAQDLIKSGTATITTCICTRDDIMIYLINKGLEHGQAFTIMESVRKGKGLKPDWIDDMKAHDVPDWYIESCKKIKYMFPKAHAAAYVMMGWRIAYCKIYYPLAYYAAFFSIRATAFSYELMCQGKEKLEYFMDDYEKRKDTLSKKEQDTYRDMKIVQEMYARGFEFVPIDLYKANAHTFQIMDDKLMPALDTIEGLGDRAADAVVLAAEEGEFLSKDDFRNRTKVSKTVIDLMDDLGLFGDLPDSNQMSLFDFQ, encoded by the coding sequence ATGGAAAAGAATTTTCTGGATGTCTTCCCTGATCTGGAGGCAGGGCGGGAACTCTCTGCCCTGTTGGAAGAGGTAGTGGTGACTAAAGTTGCCGTCAATCCGGAAAAAGACCATATCAGGATCTATATCCGGAGCAGACAGTGGATCCATAAAAAATATATCTATTCCCTGGAAGAGACCATACGAAACCAGTTTTTTCCCGGTGTGCCTATGTCGGTGAAGATCATTGAGAAGTTCACCCTGACCGGACAGTATACCCCAAAGCTGTTTTTTGACGCTTACCGGACATCCATGTCTATGGAGCTGAAAAACTACAGCATACTTGTGTACAATATGTTCCGCACTGCCCAGATCTCCTTCCCGGAGGAACAGAAGATGGAGCTTAGAATGCAGTCCTCCGTGTTGGCAAAAAGCCGAGAGGAGGAACTTGTATCCTATATCGAGAAGGTGTTCTGCGAGCGATGTCCTTTTTCTCTGATCGTGGAACCGGAATATGTGGAGGCCAGTGAGAGCAAAGTCCGCAAAAACAGTGAAATCCGCATTATGCAGGAGGCTGCCCATGTGATCGAGCAGTCTTCCTTCGGGCAGCAGCAGGAGGAACCGGACCAGTTTTTGGAGGAAGGTGCCGGTACTGCTTCGGAAGCTTTGAAGGAAGAAGAAAAGAAAGACGCTTCTGCCGGTAAAGCGCCTGCAGAGGAGAAAAAAAGTCCAAAAGGCCAGAAGGAGGAAAAAGGAAAGGACGGAAAGGGCAGGAAAAGCTTTGGAAAGGGCGACCGCAGTTTCGGCGATTACAAGCGCAGCATCAAGCGTTCGGACAATCCTGATGTACTCTACGGCAGGGACTTTGACGATGAGACGATCCCTCTGGAAAGTGTCCAGACAGAGATGGGTGAGGTCTGCATCCGCGGTCAGATCATGACCCTGGAGACCAGAGAAATCAGAAATGAGAAGACCATCATTATTTTTGCCGTCACGGATTTTACAGATTCCATCACAGTGAAAATGTTTGCAAGAAATGACCAGGTAGAGGAGATCCTGGCAGGTGTGAAGGAGAAAGCTTTCCTGAAACTGAAAGGTGTGACCACCATTGACCGGTATGACAGTGAACTGACTATCGGAAGTGTGGTGGGGATCAAGAAGATTGCCCCTTTTACCAGTTCCAGGGCAGATACCAGCCCAGAAAAAAGAGTAGAGCTTCACTGCCATACCAAGATGAGCGATATGGACGGCGTGTCAGATGCAAAGGCCATTATCAAGCGTGCTTATGAGTGGGGCCACAGGGCCATTGCCATCACAGACCACGGTGTAGTGCAGGCGTTTCCGGAGGCCAACCACTGCTTTGACTCCTGGGGAGGCGTTGTACCGCCGGATGCGGATTTTAAAGTCATCTACGGTGTAGAGGCCTATCTGGTGGATGACATGAAGGGCATTGTGCAGAACAGCAAAGGTCAGTCCATGCGTGGAACCTTTGTGGTATTCGATATAGAGACCACAGGATTTTCGGCACTCAGGGATAAGATCATTGAGATTGGCGCGGTCCGGGTGGAGGACGGCAAGATTGTAGGGCGCTTTTCAGAATTTGTAAATCCCCGGATACCCATTCCGTTCAGGATTGAGAAGCTCACCAGTATCAACGACGGTATGGTGGCAGGTGCCGGCAGCATAGATGTGATCCTTCCCCGCTTCACCGAGTTCTGTAAAGGGGCTGTCATGGTTGCCCACAACGCGGAATTTGATATGAGTTTTATCGAAAAGAACTGCAAGGATCTGGGAATTGAGACAGATTACACTTCTGTGGATACAGTGGGAATGGCACGTTTTCTGCTTCCGCAGCTAAACCGTTTTAAATTGGATACGGTTGCAAAAGCAGTGGGGGTATCCCTGGAGCACCACCACAGGGCTGTGGACGACGCGGAATGTACGGCCCAGATTTTCCAGAAGTTTATCACCATGTGTGAGGAGCGGGATATTCATACCCTGGATGAGCTTAACGAGAAGGGAGCGGTCTCTGTAAACGCAGTGCAGAAAATGCCCACCTACCATGCCATTATCCTGGCAAAAAATGACACGGGCAGAGTGAACCTTTATCATCTGGTGTCAGATTCCCATCTGATCTATTATCACAGGAGGCCCAGGATTCCCAAAAGCGTGTATCTGAAATACCAGGAAGGGCTTATGATAGGCTCCGCCTGCGAGGCCGGAGAGCTGTATCAGGCGGTCTTAAACGGAAGACCTGAGCCGGAGATCGCCAGACTGGTGAACTTTTATGATTACCTGGAAATACAGCCCATCGGCAACAATGCCTTCATGCTCCGGGATGAGGACAGGACGGATATCCAGAACGAGGATGACCTGCGGGAAGTCAACAGGAAGATCGTCAAGCTGGGGGAAATGTTCAATAAGCCTGTGGTGGCTACCTGTGACGTGCATTTTCTGGATCCGTCGGACGAAGTATACCGAAGGATCATTATGGCGGGAAAAGGTTTTGATGACGCGGATCTGCAGCCGCCGCTGTACCTGCATACCACGGAGGAGATGCTGGATGAATTCTCCTATCTGGGAAGTGAGAAGGCGGAGGAGGTTGTCATCACCAATCCAAATAAAATCGCGGACATGGTTGAGAAGATATCACCCATCCACAAGGGAAAGTGTCCTCCGGTCATTGAAAACTCTGATGAAATGCTGAGGGAGATCTGTTACAGCAAAGCCCATGAAATATATGGGGAGGAGCTGCCGAAAGTGGTTGAGGAGCGTCTGGAGAGGGAACTGAACTCCATTATCTCAAACGGATATGCGGTTATGTACATGATTGCTCAGAAACTGGTGTGGAAGAGCAACAGTGACGGTTATCTGGTAGGGTCTCGTGGTTCCGTAGGCTCCTCCTTTGCAGCCACCATGTCAGGTATCACCGAGGTAAATCCTCTTAGCCCCCACTATTATTGTCCCTCCTGTCACTACTGTGACTTTGATTCCGAGGAGGTACGGGCTTACTCCGGCAGGGCCGGCTGCGATATGCTGGATAAGAACTGCCCGGTGTGCGGAAAGCCGCTGACAAAAGAGGGCTTTGACATTCCCTTTGAAACGTTCCTGGGATTCAAGGGAGATAAAGAGCCTGATATTGACCTTAACTTCTCAGGCGATTACCAGGGAAAAGCCCACCGGTATGTGGAGGTTATTTTCGGGGCAGGGCAGACCTTCAAGGCGGGTACCATCGGTACACTTGCGGAGAAGACGGCATTTGGTTATGTGAAGAATTACTTTGAAGAGCGGGGAAGCCGCAAGCGGTACTGTGAGATCAACAGGATCGTGCAGGGGTGCACAGGGGTCCGCAGAACCACAGGGCAGCACCCTGGTGGTATCATTGTTCTTCCTATTGGCTGGGACATTGAGGAATTTACACCCGTGCAGCATCCGGCCAATGATATGAACAGCGATATCATCACCACACATTTTGATTACCATTCCATTGATTCCAACCTGCTCAAGCTGGATATACTGGGACACGATGATCCCACAATGATCCGTATGCTGGAGGATCTGACCGGCATCAATGCCAGGGAGATCCCTCTGGACAGCAAAGAGGTTATGTCTCTTTTCAAAAATACGGATGCATTGGGAATCACACCGGATGATATCAGAGGCTGTCCTTTGGGCTGTCTGGGTGTTCCGGAGTTCGGAACGGATTTTGCCATGCAGATGCTGATCGACGCCAACCCTACATCTTTTTCTGATCTTGTGCGTATTTCAGGCCTGTCCCACGGCACAGACGTGTGGCTGGGAAATGCCCAGGATTTGATCAAATCAGGGACGGCGACCATCACAACCTGTATCTGTACCAGGGATGATATTATGATCTACCTGATCAACAAGGGACTGGAGCACGGGCAGGCGTTCACCATCATGGAGAGTGTGCGTAAAGGAAAGGGGCTGAAGCCGGACTGGATCGATGATATGAAGGCTCACGATGTGCCGGATTGGTATATTGAGTCCTGTAAAAAGATCAAGTACATGTTTCCAAAGGCCCATGCTGCGGCTTACGTTATGATGGGATGGAGAATTGCCTACTGTAAGATCTATTATCCGCTGGCATACTATGCGGCATTTTTCAGTATCCGAGCAACGGCCTTTTCCTATGAGCTGATGTGCCAGGGAAAAGAGAAGCTGGAGTATTTTATGGATGACTATGAGAAACGCAAGGATACGCTGAGCAAGAAGGAGCAGGATACTTACAGGGATATGAAGATCGTGCAGGAGATGTACGCAAGAGGATTTGAGTTTGTGCCCATAGATCTTTATAAGGCCAATGCCCATACCTTTCAGATCATGGATGATAAACTGATGCCGGCTCTTGACACCATAGAGGGCTTGGGAGACAGGGCCGCCGACGCCGTGGTGCTCGCTGCGGAAGAAGGGGAGTTCCTTTCAAAAGATGATTTCCGGAACAGGACCAAGGTCAGCAAGACAGTTATCGACCTTATGGATGATCTGGGGCTGTTTGGTGATCTGCCGGATTCCAATCAGATGTCACTGTTTGACTTTCAGTAA
- a CDS encoding bifunctional folylpolyglutamate synthase/dihydrofolate synthase: MNYKEARVYLDEVSKYGSVLGLDNMRELLMRLGNPQDDLKFIHISGTNGKGSALSYMSTILSGAGLRTGRYISPTLYAYRERIQVDGEMIDRESLAALVTIVKEAVDAMEAENKGNPTVFEVETALSFLYFKEKKCDIVVLETGLGGTLDATNVVNTTVIEMISSIGMDHMEFLGGTLQEIAENKAGIIKPHTWVVSAEQDPKAAAVIQRVCREKDCRLAVVDPAAFRDVQYGYERQTFTYKNWENVEITLAGTYQVTNAALALEAVEALRKLGYDLSEEQVRKGMKEAFWRGRFSVIHKNPVVVIDGAHNPAAAKVLKDSLETYFKGRDLHFIFGVFADKDYESVIRMTAPLAKHIITIQTPGNPRALPAEKLRDAVRSVNPSVEAAGSIREAVEKSMENVQKDDVIVAFGSLSFLGELDREVQAMEGEKT, translated from the coding sequence ATGAATTACAAAGAAGCAAGAGTATATTTGGATGAAGTGTCCAAATACGGAAGTGTACTTGGTCTGGATAACATGAGAGAGCTGCTCATGCGGCTTGGAAATCCCCAGGATGATCTGAAGTTTATCCATATTTCCGGTACCAATGGAAAGGGGTCAGCACTCTCATATATGTCTACAATCCTTTCCGGAGCGGGCCTGCGGACAGGCCGGTACATCTCTCCCACCCTCTATGCCTACCGGGAACGGATCCAGGTGGACGGGGAAATGATAGACAGGGAATCTCTGGCTGCCCTGGTGACCATCGTCAAAGAGGCAGTGGATGCCATGGAGGCAGAGAATAAGGGAAATCCAACGGTATTTGAAGTGGAGACTGCCCTGTCCTTTTTGTATTTTAAAGAAAAGAAATGTGACATCGTAGTGCTGGAGACAGGACTGGGAGGTACTCTGGATGCCACCAATGTGGTGAATACCACTGTGATAGAGATGATTTCCTCCATTGGCATGGACCACATGGAGTTTTTAGGTGGAACACTTCAGGAGATCGCGGAGAATAAAGCGGGGATCATCAAGCCGCACACATGGGTGGTGAGTGCGGAACAGGACCCGAAAGCGGCCGCAGTGATCCAGCGGGTGTGCCGTGAAAAAGACTGCAGACTGGCAGTTGTGGACCCGGCTGCCTTTCGGGATGTGCAGTATGGATATGAGAGACAGACCTTTACATATAAGAACTGGGAGAATGTGGAGATCACGCTGGCGGGAACCTATCAGGTGACCAATGCGGCTTTGGCGCTGGAGGCTGTGGAGGCTTTGCGGAAGCTGGGATATGATTTGTCAGAGGAACAGGTGAGAAAGGGCATGAAGGAAGCTTTCTGGAGAGGGCGTTTTTCTGTGATCCACAAAAACCCGGTGGTTGTCATAGACGGTGCCCATAATCCGGCTGCGGCCAAGGTGCTGAAGGATTCACTGGAGACTTATTTTAAAGGGAGAGACCTGCATTTTATCTTCGGTGTGTTCGCGGACAAGGACTATGAGAGTGTGATCCGGATGACAGCGCCTCTGGCAAAGCATATTATCACCATACAGACACCGGGCAATCCCAGGGCACTTCCGGCAGAGAAGCTAAGGGATGCGGTCAGAAGCGTCAATCCCAGTGTGGAGGCAGCGGGCAGCATACGGGAAGCGGTGGAAAAAAGTATGGAAAATGTACAGAAAGATGATGTGATCGTAGCGTTTGGCTCCCTGTCCTTTTTAGGGGAGCTTGACCGGGAAGTACAGGCCATGGAGGGAGAAAAAACATGA